A DNA window from Trichosurus vulpecula isolate mTriVul1 chromosome 2, mTriVul1.pri, whole genome shotgun sequence contains the following coding sequences:
- the LOC118837822 gene encoding macrophage metalloelastase-like, with the protein MKSFLLILALHASISYTHPVTHGTALEKPLLLAKSYLTKFYDLKMEEVLLNKVKGNDPVVEKIEEMQRFFGLKVTGTLDSATLEMMQKPRCGVPDVHSFSVFPNRPTWKKHDLTYRIMNYTPDMTTAEVDYAIEKAFKVWSNVTPLTFKRIYTEEADIMISFASGVHGDFYPFDGPDGTLAHAYAPGSGVGGDAHFDEDEFWTAGTRGYNLFLVAAHEFGHSLGLDHSRDPQALMYPNYKSVDPREFQLSQDDIKGIQTLYGGPVIHPSKSPESPSKPTTKPNICSPYMTFDAVTTLRGEIIFFKDRFLGRKHPQIPQASVDLLSLFWPSLPSGIQAAYEVESKDQVFLFKDNKYWIVSGVDLLTPYPRNIYTLGFPNYVKKVDAAVHNPFTGKTYFFVDNNYWRYDERSQSMDKGYPRQTAKAFPGIGPKVDAAIYHNGHYYFFQGAKQLEYDVFLNRVTQVLKSNSWFGC; encoded by the exons ATGAAGAGCTTTCTGCTGATCTTGGCTCTGCATGCCTCTATCTCCTATACTCATCCAGTTACCCATGGCACAGCTCTTGAAAAGCCGCTCTTGTTGGCAAAG TCTTACCTGACAAAATTTTATGACCTTAAAATGGAAGAAGTGCTTTTGAATAAAGTCAAAGGCAATGACCCTGTAGTGGAGAAGATTGAGGAAATGCAGAGGTTCTTTGGGTTGAAGGTGACAGGAACACTAGACTCTGCTACTTTGGAGATGATGCAAAAACCTCGATGTGGAGTTCCTGATGTGCACTCGTTTAGTGTATTTCCAAATCGACCAACATGGAAGAAACACGATCTGACCTACAG AATAATGAACTATACCCCTGACATGACCACAGCTGAAGTGGACTATGCCATCGAGAAAGCTTTTAAAGTATGGAGCAATGTAACCCCCCTGACATTCAAAAGGATTTACACAGAAGAAGCAGATATAATGATATCTTTTGCATCTGGAG TTCATGGTGACTTTTATCCTTTTGATGGCCCTGATGGCACCTTGGCTCATGCCTATGCTCCTGGCTCTGGTGTGGGAGGAGATGCTCACTTTGATGAGGATGAATTTTGGACAGCAGGCACAAGAG GATATAACTTGTTCCTTGTTGCTGCTCATGAATTTGGCCATTCTCTGGGTCTTGATCATTCTAGGGATCCACAAGCCTTAATGTATCCCAACTACAAGAGCGTTGACCCTAGGGAATTCCAACTTTCTCAGGATGATATCAAAGGCATTCAGACCCTTTATG GAGGTCCAGTGATTCATCCTTCTAAGTCACCAGAATCACCCTCCAAACCCACCACAAAGCCAAACATCTGCAGTCCCTACATGACGTTTGATGCTGTTACTACACTCCGGGGAGAAATCATTTTCTTTAAAGACAG GTTCCTAGGACGGAAACATCCCCAGATCCCACAAGCGAGCGTTGATTTGCTTTCCTTATTCTGGCCATCCCTACCATCTGGTATTCAGGCTGCCTATGAAGTCGAATCTAAGGAtcaagttttcctttttaaag ACAACAAGTACTGGATAGTCAGTGGAGTGGACCTCCTAACACCATACCCCAGGAACATCTATACTCTGGGCTTCCCAAACTACGTGAAAAAAGTTGATGCAGCTGTTCATAACCCCTTTACTGGAAAAACTTATTTCTTTGTAGATAATAATTACTGGAG ATATGATGAGAGAAGTCAATCAATGGACAAGGGTTATCCAAGACAGACTGCTAAAGCATTTCCAGGAATTGGACCTAAAGTGGACGCTGCCATTTACCACAACG